Proteins encoded in a region of the Streptomyces sp. NBC_00258 genome:
- a CDS encoding cysteine dioxygenase codes for MSVSPSLTPSASAAAPAHGPTQAELLDFVRRTAADTELIASLPLDPEGRTWVRLEGPGGSEAWLIGWPPGTGTGWHDHAESVGAFLTASGELKENSLTARLPTDGWKTLELTEDIDRERRLQAGKGRSFGRHHVHEVLNESTEEHAVSVHAYYPPLPQIRRYSRSGQILRLEQVERPADWQ; via the coding sequence GTGTCTGTCTCCCCTTCCCTGACGCCCTCTGCCTCCGCCGCCGCGCCGGCTCACGGCCCCACGCAGGCCGAGCTGCTCGACTTCGTCCGGCGCACGGCCGCCGACACCGAGCTGATCGCCTCTCTCCCGCTCGACCCCGAGGGCCGTACGTGGGTACGCCTCGAAGGGCCCGGCGGCAGCGAGGCGTGGCTCATCGGCTGGCCGCCCGGCACGGGCACCGGCTGGCACGACCACGCCGAGTCGGTCGGCGCCTTCCTCACGGCGTCGGGCGAACTCAAGGAGAACTCGCTCACCGCCCGGCTGCCCACGGACGGCTGGAAGACCCTCGAACTGACCGAGGACATCGACCGGGAACGGCGGCTACAGGCAGGCAAGGGCCGTTCCTTCGGTCGTCACCATGTGCACGAGGTGCTCAACGAGTCCACGGAGGAGCACGCGGTCTCCGTCCACGCGTACTACCCGCCGCTGCCGCAGATCCGCCGCTACAGCCGCAGCGGCCAGATCCTGCGCCTTGAGCAGGTCGAGCGCCCGGCGGACTGGCAGTGA
- a CDS encoding rhodanese-like domain-containing protein: MTAEGSVRAGSPVGIDELLERVREDLDRVEADTAHDAARAGEALLVDIRYAALRERDGLIPGALVVERNELEWRLDPHGSHRAPEATSHDLRVVIVCNEGYASSLAAASLRRLGLHRATDLVGGFQAWRAAGLPVTSRTSGQTS, from the coding sequence GTGACCGCCGAGGGTTCCGTACGAGCCGGAAGCCCGGTCGGAATCGACGAGTTGCTGGAGCGGGTCCGTGAGGACCTCGACCGGGTCGAGGCCGACACCGCCCACGACGCCGCGCGGGCGGGCGAGGCCCTGCTGGTGGACATCCGGTACGCGGCACTGCGCGAGCGCGACGGGCTGATCCCCGGCGCCCTCGTCGTCGAACGCAACGAACTGGAGTGGCGCCTCGACCCCCATGGCAGCCATCGTGCTCCCGAAGCCACGAGCCATGACCTACGCGTCGTGATCGTCTGCAACGAGGGCTACGCGTCGAGCCTCGCGGCCGCGTCGCTGCGCCGGTTGGGCCTGCATCGGGCGACAGACCTGGTGGGCGGTTTCCAGGCCTGGCGTGCGGCCGGCCTGCCGGTGACTTCCCGGACTTCCGGTCAGACCTCCTGA